In Deltaproteobacteria bacterium, one genomic interval encodes:
- a CDS encoding SurA N-terminal domain-containing protein translates to MLDVLRKRKRSWLVLLLLGVGVLAFVMVGVGPQGGQQQVVTIAEVNGDPITYTELESQYYRMLQTYRQLAGGRLSPADIEALNLRGQLLEELIQQRLLLQAAHDLGLKVTDGELADGIASHPAFQAGGRFDRNAYRLALRGQGLTPTEFETQQREALAIQKLRSLIGDSIPVTAAEVEERYRVENEEIALDFVRFATDDFAEGAEVTDEDIQTYYDGNGALLREPLKVKTRYLEYRVDRFAEDIEVSNADVQAYYDVYRERRFRQPEAVKFSQIFIPTDEATSPEDKAAAREQLEALLKQAREGADFAELAKQHSKDESAAEGGDMGFVVRGQLVDPLDEALFAMEEGAISDVLESSLGLHLLKAVERREDKIRELEEVHDEIAAALKRERGGARAARAVEEDRERALDGVALAQVAKERGIEPGETRLFSAGETLDAIGDVEEFYRAALTLRTDQTGPIVASPDAFYLLQGAERVEPAVPPLDDVKERIQETLARRKAREQAQKKAEAFLAEIKGGTDLRQAAAAQSLAVEDTGLFPRKQANVPEIGILPLPLGRLTASKANPVVDAAYAQGDSFYVMVLRTAVEADLAGLEKEKEDLTRQIHEEKGQRAFSRLIEDLKANAKIEIHPEFI, encoded by the coding sequence ATGCTTGACGTGTTGCGGAAACGGAAACGGTCGTGGCTGGTGCTGCTCTTGCTCGGGGTCGGCGTGCTGGCGTTCGTCATGGTCGGCGTGGGGCCCCAGGGGGGACAGCAGCAGGTCGTCACCATCGCCGAGGTGAACGGCGACCCGATCACCTACACCGAGCTTGAAAGCCAGTATTATCGAATGCTTCAGACCTACCGGCAACTGGCCGGCGGGCGGCTGTCGCCCGCGGACATCGAGGCGCTCAACCTGCGCGGCCAGTTGCTGGAGGAGTTGATCCAGCAGCGTCTGCTGTTGCAGGCCGCGCACGATCTGGGCCTCAAGGTCACGGACGGCGAGCTGGCCGACGGCATCGCCAGCCACCCGGCCTTCCAGGCGGGCGGCCGGTTCGACCGGAACGCCTACCGCCTGGCGCTGCGCGGGCAAGGGCTGACCCCCACGGAGTTCGAGACGCAGCAGCGCGAGGCCTTGGCGATCCAGAAGCTCCGGAGCCTCATCGGGGATTCCATTCCGGTGACCGCGGCGGAAGTCGAAGAGCGCTACCGCGTGGAGAACGAGGAGATTGCACTGGACTTCGTCCGTTTCGCCACGGATGACTTCGCCGAGGGAGCGGAGGTGACCGACGAGGATATCCAGACCTACTACGACGGCAACGGGGCGCTCCTGCGGGAGCCGCTCAAGGTCAAGACGCGCTACCTGGAGTATCGTGTGGACCGTTTCGCCGAGGACATCGAGGTGTCGAACGCGGACGTCCAGGCCTACTACGACGTCTACCGCGAACGGCGGTTCCGCCAGCCGGAGGCGGTTAAGTTCAGTCAGATCTTCATCCCGACCGACGAAGCAACCTCTCCCGAAGACAAGGCGGCGGCGCGCGAACAACTGGAAGCCCTCTTGAAGCAGGCCCGCGAAGGAGCCGATTTCGCCGAGTTGGCGAAACAGCACTCCAAGGACGAGAGCGCCGCCGAGGGGGGTGACATGGGCTTCGTCGTCCGGGGACAGCTCGTGGACCCGCTGGACGAGGCCCTCTTTGCCATGGAGGAGGGCGCGATCAGCGACGTGCTTGAGAGCTCCCTCGGGCTGCACCTGCTGAAGGCCGTCGAGCGGCGGGAAGACAAGATACGTGAGTTGGAGGAGGTACACGACGAGATCGCCGCCGCGCTCAAGCGGGAGCGCGGCGGGGCGCGCGCGGCCCGTGCCGTGGAGGAGGATCGGGAAAGGGCGCTGGACGGCGTGGCGCTGGCGCAGGTGGCCAAGGAGCGCGGCATCGAACCGGGTGAGACGCGCTTGTTCAGCGCCGGCGAGACGCTCGACGCCATCGGCGACGTGGAAGAGTTCTATCGCGCCGCCCTCACGCTCCGGACGGACCAGACAGGTCCCATCGTCGCTTCGCCGGACGCGTTTTATCTTCTCCAGGGGGCCGAGCGTGTCGAGCCGGCGGTGCCGCCGCTTGACGACGTGAAGGAACGGATCCAGGAGACGCTCGCGCGCAGGAAGGCGCGCGAGCAAGCCCAGAAGAAGGCGGAGGCATTCCTGGCCGAGATCAAGGGCGGCACGGACCTGCGCCAAGCCGCGGCGGCTCAGAGCCTCGCGGTGGAGGACACCGGCCTCTTCCCGCGCAAGCAGGCGAACGTTCCCGAGATCGGGATACTCCCCTTGCCCCTCGGCCGTCTTACCGCATCCAAGGCGAATCCGGTGGTGGACGCGGCCTACGCTCAGGGCGACTCGTTCTACGTGATGGTGCTGAGAACCGCCGTCGAAGCCGATCTCGCGGGTCTGGAGAAGGAGAAGGAGGACCTCACGCGGCAGATACACGAGGAAAAAGGGCAGCGCGCCTTCAGCCGCCTGATCGAGGACCTCAAGGCCAACGCCAAGATCGAGATCCATCCGGAATTCATCTGA
- a CDS encoding rod shape-determining protein: MRFLDRIYGLVSNDLAIDLGTANTLIYIKHEGVVCNEPSVVAVQKNGRGEKRILSVGAAAKKMLGRTPGSIVAIRPLRDGVIADFETTEAMLEYFIKQVHHRRSLVRPRVIIGVPFGITEVEKRAVRESAESAGAREVYLIEQPMAAAIGSGLPITEPTGNMIVDIGGGTTEVAVISLAGIVYSKSIRVGGDKQDEAIVQFIKRRHNLMIGERTAELIKITIGSAYPGDEIRTMEIKGRDLVAGVPKTVLISDEEIRDCLLEPINQILDAVRVSLERTPPELASDIVDRGIVLAGGGSLLRNLDSLISEETGLPVSLAQDPLTSVVLGAGKALDEIELLKDVTIN, from the coding sequence ATGAGGTTTCTCGACAGGATCTATGGCCTTGTCTCGAACGACTTGGCCATCGATCTCGGTACGGCGAACACGCTGATCTATATCAAACACGAAGGTGTCGTCTGCAACGAGCCCTCCGTGGTAGCCGTCCAGAAGAATGGCCGCGGCGAGAAACGCATCCTCTCTGTGGGAGCCGCCGCGAAGAAGATGCTGGGGCGGACACCGGGGAGCATCGTCGCGATCCGGCCCTTGCGGGATGGCGTGATCGCCGACTTCGAGACCACCGAAGCGATGCTGGAGTACTTCATCAAGCAGGTGCACCACCGGCGTTCGTTGGTCCGTCCCCGGGTCATCATCGGGGTTCCTTTCGGCATCACCGAGGTCGAGAAGCGCGCGGTCCGGGAATCCGCCGAGTCCGCGGGAGCCCGGGAGGTCTACCTCATCGAACAACCCATGGCCGCGGCCATCGGCTCCGGGCTTCCCATCACCGAGCCCACCGGCAACATGATCGTGGACATTGGCGGCGGCACCACCGAGGTGGCGGTGATCTCCCTGGCCGGCATCGTTTACTCGAAGTCGATCCGCGTGGGGGGCGACAAGCAGGACGAGGCCATCGTCCAGTTCATCAAGCGGCGTCACAACCTGATGATCGGAGAACGGACCGCGGAACTCATCAAGATCACCATCGGTTCGGCCTATCCCGGCGACGAGATCCGCACCATGGAGATCAAGGGGCGCGACCTGGTGGCGGGCGTGCCCAAAACGGTGCTGATCTCGGACGAAGAGATCCGCGACTGCCTGCTGGAGCCCATCAACCAGATCCTGGATGCCGTGCGCGTATCGCTGGAACGCACGCCGCCGGAACTGGCATCGGACATCGTCGACCGGGGCATCGTGCTGGCGGGCGGCGGCTCGCTGTTGCGGAATCTGGACTCACTGATCAGTGAGGAAACGGGGCTTCCGGTGAGTCTGGCCCAGGATCCCTTGACGTCGGTGGTCCTGGGAGCGGGTAAGGCGCTGGACGAGATCGAGTTGCTCAAGGATGTGACCATCAACTGA
- a CDS encoding histidine phosphatase family protein, with amino-acid sequence MQIFLLRHGETRWNHEGRCQGSSDIELNETGQRQAGEVAAHLSRRRIDAVYSSDLRRARETAEIVGGPHEVAVRIEPDLRELDHGEMEGLTFVEVRERFGELIEQWRTHPVRVELPGGERLLDVDRRVWCALNRIVEGHDDEDAILVVSHSFPIVSALCRISGTSLNQYRTFHLKPCELSHVSFTRSEGWAIREVVADPVRVCE; translated from the coding sequence ATGCAGATCTTCCTGCTACGCCACGGCGAGACCCGCTGGAACCATGAGGGGCGGTGCCAGGGAAGCTCGGACATCGAGCTGAACGAGACCGGCCAGCGTCAGGCAGGCGAGGTGGCCGCCCACCTGAGCCGCAGACGCATCGACGCCGTGTACTCCAGTGATCTGCGGCGCGCTCGGGAGACCGCGGAAATCGTCGGCGGTCCTCACGAAGTCGCGGTCAGGATCGAGCCGGACCTGCGCGAGCTCGACCACGGGGAGATGGAGGGGCTTACCTTCGTGGAGGTGCGGGAGCGGTTCGGGGAGTTGATCGAGCAATGGCGGACGCACCCCGTGCGCGTGGAGTTGCCCGGGGGGGAGCGCCTGCTCGACGTGGACCGCCGGGTCTGGTGCGCGCTCAACCGCATTGTCGAGGGGCACGACGACGAAGACGCGATCCTCGTGGTGAGCCACAGCTTCCCGATTGTTTCGGCCCTGTGCCGTATCAGCGGGACCTCGCTGAACCAGTATCGTACGTTCCATCTCAAGCCCTGCGAACTGAGCCACGTGAGCTTCACACGGTCGGAGGGCTGGGCCATCCGGGAGGTCGTGGCGGATCCGGTGCGGGTCTGCGAGTGA
- a CDS encoding LLM class F420-dependent oxidoreductase produces MKFGVCLTHYGREVESAELVEAVTEIERTGFDSIWVTDHVVIPEGVREAQLIYREHMLEAFTVFSYLAAVSERAQLGSSIIVLGYRNPLVMAKMLASIDVLSGGRVIFGAAAGYMEGEFNALGVPFEERGDVSDEYLRVIREAWSHDEMGFSGRYFNFDKVYTSPRPVQQSGPPIWIGGRSKRAMRRAVELGDGWHPIGLSAAEMKEGRAYMARLCERRKRAQVPGMSLRANLVIEGVSEPVGPYTGRAGNTPFNGAPSLIRERIAEFEEAGVEHIVLDMATLSRASFLRTLEAFAAHVRS; encoded by the coding sequence ATGAAGTTCGGGGTTTGTCTCACTCATTACGGCCGGGAGGTGGAGAGCGCGGAGTTGGTGGAGGCCGTCACGGAGATCGAGCGGACGGGGTTCGATTCCATCTGGGTGACGGACCACGTGGTGATCCCTGAAGGCGTGCGTGAGGCCCAGTTGATCTACCGCGAACACATGCTGGAAGCGTTCACGGTGTTCAGCTACCTGGCGGCGGTGTCCGAGCGGGCGCAGCTCGGCAGCAGCATCATCGTGCTGGGGTACCGCAACCCCCTGGTCATGGCCAAGATGCTGGCCAGCATCGACGTGCTTTCCGGCGGCCGGGTGATCTTCGGCGCGGCCGCCGGTTACATGGAGGGGGAGTTCAACGCGCTGGGAGTGCCGTTCGAAGAGCGCGGCGACGTGAGCGACGAGTACCTGCGCGTGATCCGGGAGGCCTGGAGCCACGACGAAATGGGCTTCAGCGGCAGGTACTTCAACTTCGACAAGGTGTACACGTCGCCGCGGCCGGTGCAGCAATCGGGGCCGCCCATCTGGATCGGCGGCAGGAGCAAGCGCGCCATGCGGCGCGCGGTGGAATTGGGCGACGGATGGCATCCGATCGGCCTGAGCGCCGCGGAGATGAAGGAGGGAAGGGCTTACATGGCCCGGCTGTGCGAGCGGCGGAAGCGCGCGCAGGTGCCGGGCATGTCGCTGCGCGCCAACCTGGTCATCGAGGGCGTCTCCGAGCCGGTGGGGCCTTACACCGGCCGCGCCGGCAACACTCCCTTCAACGGCGCCCCGTCATTGATCCGCGAGCGCATCGCCGAGTTCGAGGAGGCCGGCGTCGAGCACATCGTGCTGGACATGGCGACTCTGTCGCGCGCGAGCTTCCTGCGCACCCTGGAGGCCTTCGCCGCGCACGTCAGGTCCTGA
- the rodA gene encoding rod shape-determining protein RodA, with product MQIDRRLVVSFDWPLFVLSVALALLGIVTIYSATCSANEECSRYLATKQSYWLVIGLCCMVVAFSVDYQRLNRWAYPIYGAVVLLLGLVLLIGITSGGSQRWLDLRFFAFQPSELAKLVLVLVLAKTLCYYEPGYSLTALGVPLMLCAPVLLLVLLQPDLGTAVLIFLIAMAVVVMSGLRVRSLVYFTVAAIAALPVGWQFLKPYQKTRIWTFMNPESDPLGAGYHVVQSKIAIGSGRLWGTGYLQGSQNRLEFLPEQHTDFIFAVFAEEWGFSGCVVLLAAYTLLILLALRVVRRAQDRFGVLLAAGIAAMLFWQFSINIGMVTGLLPVVGIPLPLISYGGSSMVTTMLALGLLVNVSMRRNTR from the coding sequence ATGCAAATTGACCGACGCCTCGTGGTCAGCTTCGACTGGCCGTTGTTCGTCCTCTCCGTTGCGCTGGCGCTTCTGGGGATCGTCACCATCTACAGCGCCACCTGCAGCGCCAACGAAGAGTGCTCGCGCTACCTCGCCACCAAGCAGTCCTACTGGCTCGTCATCGGCCTGTGCTGCATGGTGGTGGCCTTCTCGGTGGACTACCAGCGCCTGAACCGCTGGGCGTATCCCATCTACGGCGCGGTCGTCCTCCTCCTCGGCCTGGTGCTGCTCATCGGCATCACCAGCGGCGGCTCACAGCGTTGGCTGGACCTCCGGTTCTTCGCCTTTCAGCCCTCCGAGCTGGCCAAGCTCGTGCTTGTGCTCGTGCTCGCCAAGACCCTGTGCTACTACGAGCCCGGCTACTCGCTGACCGCCCTGGGCGTACCGCTCATGCTTTGTGCCCCGGTGCTGTTGCTGGTGCTCCTGCAGCCGGACCTGGGCACGGCCGTATTGATCTTTCTCATCGCCATGGCGGTCGTGGTGATGTCCGGGCTGCGCGTGCGCTCGCTGGTGTATTTCACCGTGGCGGCCATCGCCGCCTTGCCCGTCGGATGGCAGTTCCTCAAACCGTATCAGAAGACCCGCATCTGGACCTTCATGAACCCCGAGTCGGATCCGCTCGGAGCCGGCTACCACGTCGTGCAGTCCAAGATCGCCATCGGTTCCGGACGTCTCTGGGGCACGGGATACCTCCAGGGTAGCCAGAACCGCCTGGAGTTCCTGCCGGAGCAGCATACCGATTTCATCTTCGCGGTGTTCGCCGAAGAGTGGGGATTTTCCGGGTGCGTGGTGCTGTTGGCCGCGTATACGCTGCTGATCCTGCTGGCGTTACGCGTAGTGCGGCGGGCTCAAGACCGTTTCGGGGTGCTTCTGGCCGCCGGGATCGCGGCGATGCTGTTCTGGCAGTTTTCCATCAACATCGGCATGGTCACCGGGCTACTGCCGGTGGTGGGCATTCCCTTGCCCCTCATCAGCTACGGCGGCTCCTCGATGGTGACCACCATGCTGGCCCTCGGACTCCTGGTCAACGTCAGCATGAGGCGCAACACGCGCTAG
- the trxA gene encoding thioredoxin → MEISHVADNEFEAQVIRAPLPVLVDFWAPWCGPCKAIAPVLEELASEYDGRLKVVKINVDENPETPSRYGVRGIPNLMIFREGALSGQIVGAAPKARLVGEIDKALG, encoded by the coding sequence ATGGAGATATCCCATGTCGCGGACAACGAGTTCGAAGCGCAGGTGATTCGCGCGCCTTTGCCGGTGCTGGTGGATTTCTGGGCTCCGTGGTGCGGTCCATGCAAGGCCATCGCGCCGGTGCTGGAAGAGTTGGCGAGTGAGTACGACGGGCGTCTCAAGGTGGTGAAGATCAACGTCGACGAGAATCCCGAGACCCCCAGCCGTTACGGCGTACGGGGAATTCCCAACCTGATGATCTTCCGGGAGGGAGCTCTCTCGGGCCAGATCGTCGGCGCCGCCCCGAAGGCCAGACTGGTAGGCGAGATCGACAAGGCCCTGGGCTGA
- the gloA gene encoding lactoylglutathione lyase, with protein sequence MRIVHTMIRVKHLDESLKFYCDGLGMTVLKRKDYESGRFTNTFVGYGSEEDSAVIELTYNWDTHDYDVGDGFGHIAIGVPDVYATCDDLREKGVKVTRDAGPMKHGGGVIAFVEDPNGYKIELTTRKE encoded by the coding sequence ATGAGAATCGTTCACACCATGATCCGGGTCAAGCACCTGGACGAGAGCCTCAAGTTCTATTGTGACGGATTGGGGATGACGGTCCTGAAGCGGAAGGACTACGAGTCCGGCCGCTTCACCAACACCTTCGTGGGTTACGGCTCCGAGGAGGACAGCGCCGTCATCGAGCTGACCTACAACTGGGACACCCACGACTACGACGTGGGCGACGGGTTCGGCCACATCGCCATCGGCGTGCCCGACGTGTACGCCACCTGCGACGACCTGCGCGAGAAGGGGGTCAAGGTCACCCGCGACGCCGGTCCCATGAAGCATGGCGGCGGGGTCATCGCGTTCGTGGAGGATCCCAACGGCTACAAGATCGAGTTGACCACGCGCAAGGAGTAG
- the mreD gene encoding rod shape-determining protein MreD, giving the protein MNLSLVFFGIGLIFIVLQATVLHLASWTPIIPDLTLILCVYWALNRPRVDAVWAAFLLGYAVDIVSSPQPGVNALAFSAVFFVVYLVFRYVWTKGLLISAVTVFVATWLKVGALIAVSPMFDLSAGNWVVVGDAVLREALFSACIAPPLFLMLRSIQNRMEAVKKSSSLANASS; this is encoded by the coding sequence ATGAACCTGTCGCTGGTCTTCTTCGGCATCGGTTTGATCTTCATCGTCCTTCAAGCGACGGTCCTGCACCTCGCGAGTTGGACGCCCATCATCCCCGACCTGACACTGATCCTGTGCGTGTACTGGGCGCTCAACCGGCCGCGGGTGGATGCCGTCTGGGCAGCGTTCCTTCTCGGATACGCCGTCGACATCGTGTCGAGCCCGCAACCCGGCGTCAACGCCCTGGCCTTCTCGGCGGTCTTTTTCGTGGTCTATCTCGTGTTCCGCTACGTCTGGACCAAGGGGCTCCTGATCAGCGCCGTCACCGTGTTCGTCGCCACATGGCTGAAGGTAGGCGCGTTGATCGCCGTGTCTCCGATGTTCGACTTGTCCGCGGGCAACTGGGTGGTGGTGGGAGACGCCGTCTTGCGGGAGGCCCTCTTCTCCGCGTGTATCGCGCCGCCTCTGTTCTTGATGCTTCGCTCCATCCAGAACCGCATGGAAGCCGTGAAAAAGTCCTCGTCCCTCGCCAATGCTTCCTCTTAG
- the mreC gene encoding rod shape-determining protein MreC, protein MCALALAFYVVTVSSAAPEKGDPVTRTLARSVKPLQKSLHALGSTIRNIQINYVAFKDLWNENQALKEQIAALEAERNRLFEAKLANDRLTELLEIRTRILRESVAATVISNSASSWFRTITVGKGAGSGIHRGMAVITPRGVVGRVVSVADDTAKVLLLTDHKSGIDIITQRTRVRGIVSGSVDGEPIVKYMGRNDDIRPGDRLITSGLDGTFPKGLLVGTIVEVADDGPGLFRRVRVSLAVDPLVMEEVLFISDKPRPAYSSTPHRNPQATPSATP, encoded by the coding sequence ATGTGCGCCTTGGCCCTGGCATTCTATGTCGTCACGGTCTCGTCCGCCGCGCCGGAGAAGGGCGACCCGGTCACACGCACCCTGGCCAGATCGGTCAAACCGCTCCAGAAGTCGCTCCATGCGCTGGGTTCGACGATCCGCAATATTCAAATCAACTACGTAGCCTTCAAGGACCTGTGGAACGAGAACCAGGCCCTGAAGGAACAGATCGCGGCCCTGGAAGCCGAGCGCAACCGGCTCTTCGAGGCCAAACTGGCCAATGACCGCCTCACCGAGCTGCTTGAGATCCGCACGCGGATCCTGCGGGAGTCGGTGGCGGCCACGGTCATCAGCAACAGCGCCAGCAGTTGGTTTCGCACCATCACGGTGGGCAAGGGCGCCGGCTCCGGCATCCATCGAGGCATGGCGGTGATCACGCCCAGAGGGGTCGTGGGCCGGGTCGTCTCGGTGGCCGACGATACCGCCAAGGTCCTGCTGCTCACGGACCACAAGAGCGGCATCGACATCATCACCCAGCGGACGCGGGTGCGCGGCATCGTCTCGGGCTCCGTGGATGGAGAGCCCATCGTCAAGTACATGGGGCGCAACGATGACATCCGCCCCGGTGACCGGCTCATCACCTCGGGGTTGGATGGGACCTTCCCCAAGGGGCTTCTGGTGGGCACCATCGTGGAGGTCGCCGACGACGGGCCCGGGCTTTTCCGGCGTGTCCGGGTCTCGCTGGCGGTGGACCCCTTGGTGATGGAAGAGGTGCTCTTCATTTCCGACAAGCCACGACCGGCCTACTCCTCGACACCCCATCGGAACCCTCAGGCAACACCGTCCGCTACGCCATGA
- the mrdA gene encoding penicillin-binding protein 2: MLPLRPSPRTLPEFRGRTRFFTLLALVAFAFLGYRLWMLQILQGQQYAVMSESNRIRLERIPAVRGLVFDRNQQLLIKSRPSFDVRYAPGEAGDRPATLRHLADLLDADADELAETARHTNRSKGVTLLRDVDWPAVVAVETHQLDLPGIEVSVKARRSYLTEDMTAHILGYLGEISTEQLRGLRRKGYRRGDEIGQSGLEKRWEEHLAGRSGGERVEVDAVGRKVRVIDRLRATPGHNVVLTLDLNVQQAAYDALQDREGAVVVLDVNTGAVRALVSTPAFNPNAFARGLTAREWHELTNDSETPLHNRTLQGHFPPGSTFKIMTALAALQEGAISPHTRLFCGGTYKVGNRVLRDWKKHGHGNVNMHQALVQSCDVYFYQVAQRLGVDKMAKWARRFGLGSPTGIGLESESPGLVPDRAWKKRRFGTPWYPGETPLVGIGQGFIGATPLQMASMVAAVANGGTVYRPWFVRKVVSPDGEMMEEYGPVRAATVNLKKGTLEIVRRALFDVVHGRRGTARRARSDLVEIAGKTGTAQVAEMRGEAVKSADLPYEIRDHAWFVAYAPADEPEIAVAILVEHGGGGGSTAAPIARAVVEAWFLSGDDESEDIEMTDAQLTALFTGPRPRHAN, translated from the coding sequence ATGCTTCCTCTTAGGCCAAGCCCCCGAACGCTGCCGGAATTCCGTGGACGCACTCGCTTCTTCACGCTCCTGGCCCTGGTGGCCTTCGCCTTCCTGGGCTATCGCCTTTGGATGCTCCAGATCCTGCAGGGCCAGCAGTACGCGGTCATGTCCGAAAGCAACCGGATCCGGCTGGAGCGCATCCCCGCGGTGCGCGGCCTCGTGTTCGACCGCAACCAGCAGCTACTGATCAAGAGCCGCCCATCCTTCGATGTGCGCTACGCGCCAGGCGAAGCCGGAGACAGGCCCGCCACGCTGCGGCATCTCGCGGACCTGCTGGATGCCGACGCCGATGAACTCGCGGAGACGGCGCGCCACACCAACCGGTCGAAGGGCGTGACGCTGCTCCGCGACGTGGACTGGCCCGCGGTGGTGGCGGTGGAGACGCACCAACTCGACCTCCCGGGCATCGAGGTGAGCGTCAAGGCGCGGCGCAGCTACCTGACCGAAGACATGACCGCCCACATACTCGGCTACCTCGGCGAGATCAGCACGGAGCAGTTGCGGGGTCTGCGCCGCAAGGGCTACCGCCGGGGAGACGAGATCGGGCAGTCGGGACTCGAGAAGCGCTGGGAGGAGCACCTCGCCGGGCGCAGCGGCGGCGAAAGGGTGGAGGTGGACGCCGTCGGCCGGAAGGTCCGCGTCATCGACCGCCTCAGGGCGACGCCTGGGCACAACGTCGTGCTGACGCTCGACCTGAACGTTCAGCAGGCGGCCTATGACGCGTTGCAGGACAGGGAGGGCGCCGTCGTCGTCCTGGACGTGAACACCGGCGCCGTGCGGGCGCTGGTGAGCACTCCGGCCTTCAACCCCAACGCGTTCGCGCGCGGGCTCACGGCCCGAGAGTGGCATGAGTTGACCAACGACAGCGAGACCCCGCTGCACAACCGGACGCTGCAGGGTCATTTCCCGCCGGGCTCCACCTTCAAGATCATGACGGCCCTGGCCGCGCTGCAGGAAGGGGCTATCTCCCCACATACGCGACTGTTCTGCGGCGGCACCTACAAGGTAGGCAACCGGGTCCTGAGGGACTGGAAGAAGCACGGACACGGCAATGTCAACATGCATCAGGCCCTGGTGCAGTCGTGCGACGTCTACTTCTACCAAGTGGCGCAGCGGCTGGGCGTCGACAAGATGGCCAAGTGGGCACGCCGTTTCGGGTTGGGATCGCCCACCGGTATCGGCCTGGAGAGCGAGAGCCCTGGCCTGGTCCCGGACCGCGCCTGGAAGAAACGGCGTTTCGGCACCCCCTGGTACCCGGGCGAGACCCCGTTGGTGGGCATAGGTCAGGGTTTCATCGGAGCGACGCCTCTTCAAATGGCCAGCATGGTCGCCGCCGTCGCCAACGGCGGAACGGTCTATCGCCCGTGGTTCGTCCGGAAGGTCGTGTCCCCCGACGGGGAGATGATGGAGGAATACGGCCCGGTCCGCGCCGCCACGGTGAACCTCAAGAAGGGAACTCTGGAGATCGTGCGCCGGGCGCTGTTCGACGTGGTCCACGGGCGGCGCGGCACGGCACGGCGCGCGCGCTCGGATCTGGTGGAAATCGCCGGCAAGACCGGCACCGCGCAAGTGGCGGAAATGCGCGGCGAAGCCGTAAAGAGCGCGGACCTTCCCTACGAAATCCGGGACCACGCGTGGTTCGTGGCCTACGCCCCCGCGGACGAGCCGGAGATCGCCGTCGCCATCCTCGTGGAGCACGGCGGCGGCGGGGGTTCCACGGCTGCTCCCATCGCCCGAGCGGTGGTCGAAGCCTGGTTCCTCTCGGGCGACGACGAGTCCGAGGACATCGAGATGACCGACGCGCAGTTGACCGCCTTGTTCACCGGGCCACGGCCGCGCCATGCAAATTGA